In the Endozoicomonas sp. SCSIO W0465 genome, CCACCCCTTTTCATGTTCAGGAACTGACAATACAAACATCCAGTATTGAATATCTTTTAGAGCAATGGGTGACACCCGATGGACAAACCATTACGGCCAAACCGCCAGCCAGCCTTCATGGACATCATTACGGGCCAATGCTGCAGGCCTACGTTCTGCACCAGTATCATGGTTGCTCCGTTACCCAGCCAGAACTGCTGGACTGGCTATGGGACATTGGAATCTCTATTTCCAGCGGGGAACTCAGCCAGCTTCTGACGAAAGGACACGAGCAGTTCCATGCTGAGAAAGATGAGCTGTTGACTACAGGTATTCGCTGTTCAAGTTATATCCAGACAGACGACACGGGAACAAGGCATAAGGGGAAGAACGGTTACTGCACCATCATCAATAACGAGTCCTTTGCCTGGTTCGAGAGCACAGACAGCAAAAGCCGGGAAAATTTCGTAAGCCTACTGCACCGCCCATGGTCAACTTACACGTTCACCGACGATGCCTTGATCTATCTGGAAAAACTGGATTACCCCAAAAAGTGGCTACGCGTTCTTAATCCATACAGAGGCGTCACCTTCCTGAGCCATGAAGCCTGGGAAGAATGTATGAAAGACCTGAGACTAACTGGTAGACGGCGCCAGCAGGCCAGTGAAGCCATGATTTATGGCAGCCTGATACAGCATGGAGCAGGACATCTTACCACCTTCAGTGATGGGGCAAGGCAGTTCGACGTTTTCAAACACAGCCAGTGCTGGATACATGCAGAGCGAGGGCTGGCAAAAGTTCATCCGGTCAATGATCAGCAGGCCATGGCTCAGAAATGGCTTCGGACATGGTTCTGGGCCATTTACGATGACCTTAAAGACTTCAAGACAGAGCCAACTGAAAAAAAGGCAATAAAAGTACGACAGGGGTTCCAGGCGCTGATCCAAACCCAAACGTGCAGTGGGCTTCTTCAGGATGCTCTGTCAGGGTTGGCTGTAATCAAGGAAGAGCTATTACTGGTTCTGGATGACCCGAGCTTACCGCTGCACAACAACCTGAGCGAGAGTCAGATACGAGAATATGTTAAACGACGAAAGATCAGTAGTGGGACGCGAAGCGATTTGGGGCGGCAATGTCGCGACACCTTTGCCAGCCTGAAAAAAACGTGTCGCCTGTATGGTCTCTCTTTTTGGGATTATCTGAAAAGCCGACTAATGGGCGATGGGTTATTTCCGAGATTGAGTAACCTGATTGAGGAGGCTTCACGTCATCTTCCGTGTGGTGCTGCCAGCAGTTTTTGAGAAATTACGTAGTTGCCGCTACCAATTGAACTATGGCGGATTTATCTGGTCATTATTGATGTGCCATAAAGGTGTAAAATGGTCGATCAAATGAAAGTAATTGCACCCCCTATGTCAACTCCCGTATCAAATTACCCTCAGCATGCTTCCATCCTTTCTTCCGCTACCGTTGCTACTACTGAACCATTACCGGATGCCAACAACAGAAAGCGCTACTTCTCCGGACACAGGGTTCAACTCGTTGATGGGGAAAACAGGAAAACTCAAGAGGATTCCAGTGAACAGTATTGGGAATCGAAACAACCCAGAAAAAAACGGAGGTGTTGGCAATTTGTTAATAATAAAGGAGAGATTGGTACACAAACATCTACCGAGAGGACTACAACTTTACCATTGCCAGTGCATGAAATCAGTACCTCGCGTCCCTCGGTTATCGTCTATCCACAACCAATAAATTTTGATCCGGGTGAAGACCACACTTCCTTCTTTACTGCTAAATACCCGACAGAGCAACGTGAATCGTTAAGTGTTGATCGGGAGCCAGATCACAAGGAAATCATCACAAAGTTCACCGCCTTACATCAACATCAAATAACGGCATACCTGAGTCATCCGGGCGTCTTAACCCTACTGTCCAGCGCCAGCACACTTCTGAAAACGCTTGATGAGAGGTTTATTGAATGGCTCTATTTTGATTACGAACTGCTCTACAGTGAAAACTGACTGTAGGTCACGAAAAACAAGGATTGAGCAACATTACCGGACAATATGCTGACAACCTTTGTAGATAAAGGGCTTCAGCAATGTTCAACCCAGTAGCAGTCTGAAATCCTACAAGAGCCTATTGAATTATCCATGAGCAGAGGCACCCCTCCCCGGCCTACTCTCTTTTCAAAACTTGAGCGATTCAATATCGTTACAGAACATCAAGCGTGTTCAAGGTATTTTCAAAAAGCCAATGTGTTTTTTTCGGCTGCGAGCAACATAATAAACAACACTGGCTGTTTAACCAGCATGCTAAAGAGCAAGGACACTGTGACCTGGTTTATGAACATGGAAGATGGGGATATAGCATCAATTGCAGCCACCCCCCTGTTAAGACAGATTTCCTCCATGTCATCTGGCAAAGGCTTACCGGAAAAGGCGAAAGTAGAAGCCTTCCTGAAACTTGATTGCCTGAAAGAGGGATGGCAGGGCATTGATGAGGCCGTCAAGGACAAGCCGCTCGACTGGACCCTGGCCACCCACATTTCCTCGATGTGTCATAGCAAAGGCATACCGGAAAAGGCGAAAGTGGAAGCTTTCCTGAAGCTCGGCTGTCTGAAACAGGGGTGGCAGGGCATCGACGAGGCCGTTAAGGACCAGCCGCTCGACCGGGACCTGATCACCCGCATCTCCT is a window encoding:
- a CDS encoding transposase gives rise to the protein MAFLEHQQLQPEDLLRFITQQQEQIIQLKEQIELLEAEIRRLKKLPAKPDIKPNTKPPDDDTGSPDGDPSAPEGNDGASPDTSSKQKVKKPNEKTRKQRKQPRKPSAEKSIPIAATDVPEGSIRNGTTPFHVQELTIQTSSIEYLLEQWVTPDGQTITAKPPASLHGHHYGPMLQAYVLHQYHGCSVTQPELLDWLWDIGISISSGELSQLLTKGHEQFHAEKDELLTTGIRCSSYIQTDDTGTRHKGKNGYCTIINNESFAWFESTDSKSRENFVSLLHRPWSTYTFTDDALIYLEKLDYPKKWLRVLNPYRGVTFLSHEAWEECMKDLRLTGRRRQQASEAMIYGSLIQHGAGHLTTFSDGARQFDVFKHSQCWIHAERGLAKVHPVNDQQAMAQKWLRTWFWAIYDDLKDFKTEPTEKKAIKVRQGFQALIQTQTCSGLLQDALSGLAVIKEELLLVLDDPSLPLHNNLSESQIREYVKRRKISSGTRSDLGRQCRDTFASLKKTCRLYGLSFWDYLKSRLMGDGLFPRLSNLIEEASRHLPCGAASSF